From Frateuria aurantia DSM 6220, one genomic window encodes:
- a CDS encoding TetR/AcrR family transcriptional regulator, giving the protein MTSSSLRLSERKRAAIVQAAVSEFRTAGYEATSMDRIAAMAGVSKRTVYNHFPSKEALFELILEQLWEWSTGDEEPRYVQERPLRPQLHALLMAKLRLLGDVNFIDLARVALAEVIHAPERAQGIIRRIETVECGLTAWIRSATAAGRLQLDDPEFAARQLHGLLKSFAFWPQITLGLAPLDEAEGLRVVDSAVTMFLASYQSGD; this is encoded by the coding sequence ATGACATCTTCTTCCTTGCGGCTGAGCGAGCGAAAACGCGCAGCCATCGTGCAGGCCGCGGTCAGCGAGTTCCGGACCGCCGGTTATGAAGCCACCAGCATGGACCGGATCGCGGCGATGGCCGGTGTGTCCAAGCGGACGGTTTACAACCATTTTCCGAGCAAGGAAGCCCTGTTCGAGTTGATCCTCGAACAATTATGGGAATGGAGTACGGGGGACGAGGAGCCGCGCTATGTGCAGGAGCGGCCGCTCCGGCCGCAGCTGCATGCCTTGTTGATGGCGAAACTGAGGCTGCTCGGTGACGTGAATTTCATTGATCTGGCACGGGTCGCCTTGGCCGAAGTGATCCACGCACCCGAGCGTGCCCAGGGCATCATCAGGCGCATCGAGACGGTCGAATGCGGCTTGACCGCATGGATTCGCTCAGCGACCGCGGCGGGACGCCTGCAGCTGGACGATCCTGAATTTGCGGCCAGGCAATTGCACGGTCTGCTCAAGAGCTTCGCATTCTGGCCACAGATCACGCTGGGCCTGGCGCCACTGGACGAGGCGGAGGGTCTGCGGGTGGTGGACTCCGCAGTCACTATGTTTCTGGCCAGTTACCAGTCGGGAGACTGA
- a CDS encoding Lrp/AsnC ligand binding domain-containing protein — MTGGISFVLIIVTADMRAYAGLIRRMLAENPKVKAYRSLVALDRVKTGTAIVIP, encoded by the coding sequence GTGACCGGTGGCATCAGTTTCGTGCTCATCATCGTGACAGCCGACATGCGCGCCTATGCCGGCCTGATCCGCCGCATGCTGGCCGAAAATCCCAAGGTGAAAGCGTACCGCAGCCTGGTGGCGCTGGACCGCGTCAAGACCGGGACGGCCATCGTGATTCCATGA
- a CDS encoding Lrp/AsnC family transcriptional regulator, which translates to MPPRNTLTLAQLDRQDRAILRLLQENNKMPQRTIADQVKLSAAAVQRRIAAMEAGGIILRHVALLDPDAMSATITSIVEVTLIDEHALTVDDSKALFLATPEV; encoded by the coding sequence ATGCCCCCTCGAAACACACTGACACTTGCCCAGCTCGACCGCCAGGACCGTGCGATCCTTCGTCTGCTGCAGGAAAACAACAAGATGCCGCAGCGGACCATTGCCGACCAGGTCAAATTGTCCGCAGCGGCCGTGCAGCGCCGCATCGCGGCCATGGAAGCTGGCGGCATCATCCTCCGCCATGTCGCCTTGCTCGATCCTGATGCCATGTCGGCCACCATCACCTCCATCGTCGAAGTGACCCTGATCGACGAGCATGCTCTCACCGTGGATGACAGCAAGGCACTGTTTCTGGCTACCCCCGAGGTGTAG
- a CDS encoding DMT family transporter codes for MHTRSTSPAARSSVPAGVVSGMGAGALWGLVFLAPVLTPDFSPWLLSAGRYLCFGLMAFALLASRGRVLLKRASLGQWGNLAWLALTGNTLYYVLLAAAVQNAGIATVSLVMGFLPVLVSLAGQRDPGAVSLRRLLPSLLLCVAGAICIGWQALQPQLQPQQRLQHLFGLACAVTALMSWTAYAVGNARALARLQDMSAHDWNLLTGVATGVQGLLLTMPALLLDQHPHAGHDWLRLGGVSLVVAILASILGNSLWNRMSRLLPLTLVGQMILFETLFAMAYGLMWARRWPHPLEALALVLVITSVLASLSAHRTSATTRATG; via the coding sequence ATGCATACCCGTTCCACATCGCCGGCCGCCCGATCATCCGTGCCGGCCGGCGTGGTCAGCGGCATGGGGGCCGGCGCACTTTGGGGGCTGGTATTTCTAGCCCCCGTCCTGACGCCGGATTTCTCGCCTTGGCTGCTGAGCGCAGGGCGATACCTCTGCTTCGGCTTGATGGCATTCGCGCTGCTGGCTTCACGCGGGAGGGTGCTGCTGAAGCGAGCCAGCCTTGGCCAATGGGGCAATCTTGCCTGGCTGGCGCTGACCGGCAATACGCTCTATTACGTGCTGCTTGCCGCCGCGGTGCAGAATGCAGGGATCGCCACGGTCTCGCTGGTCATGGGTTTTCTCCCGGTGCTCGTCAGTCTGGCTGGCCAGCGCGACCCCGGAGCCGTCAGCTTGAGGCGATTGCTCCCCTCCCTGCTGCTGTGCGTCGCCGGTGCGATCTGCATCGGCTGGCAGGCCCTGCAGCCTCAGCTGCAACCGCAGCAACGTCTGCAGCATCTGTTCGGCCTGGCCTGTGCGGTGACGGCCCTGATGTCATGGACGGCCTATGCGGTAGGCAATGCGCGCGCCCTCGCACGCTTGCAGGACATGTCTGCGCATGACTGGAATCTGCTGACAGGTGTGGCGACGGGGGTGCAGGGACTGCTGCTCACCATGCCGGCGCTGCTGCTGGATCAGCATCCGCATGCCGGGCATGACTGGCTGCGGCTGGGAGGCGTGTCGCTGGTCGTGGCGATACTGGCCTCGATCCTGGGCAACAGCTTGTGGAACCGGATGAGCCGACTGCTGCCTTTGACCCTGGTTGGCCAGATGATTCTGTTCGAGACCTTGTTCGCAATGGCTTACGGTCTGATGTGGGCGCGACGCTGGCCACATCCGCTGGAAGCCTTGGCACTGGTGCTGGTCATCACCAGCGTGCTTGCCAGTCTCTCGGCGCACCGCACATCCGCCACGACGCGGGCGACAGGCTGA
- a CDS encoding APC family permease, which translates to MTQSAHTDSPRPDPASQTGRPARYLATGQAVFIALGMMLTIDTLKTTPTIALAAGHWHFYLLWIAGGALSLVSALCYAELGSAFPHPGGDYHFLRLAYGVRVGALYAWSRFAIMHTGWMAVMGFMLADYVKAVIPLDPLTYRLAAMSCIAAIWGLTRIHVKLSFATQAGLVLLLIGGFASITLAAAMLTVHHQGFPILVPHQATVNSSAIGTALIYVFLAYGGWGDVATLSTELRNRRSGMVITMAGGIALLVTVYVVTSAAMVAGLGMDHLAHANAPAADLLKRVFGPPGAWVITTIVCIAAVSSIHSCLLTGARTTYAAAADLPGTGRIGQWHSASKGPAVAAMAECLMALLLVWIGSYSKAGFDAMIGYMTPVFWAFMLLSSAAVIVLRRRHPEVERPYKAPLHPLLPLIFIIFSIYMFVSSLQDLGAAAWYGLGVMGIGAVLIELLLRKRPRDDAY; encoded by the coding sequence TTGACCCAATCCGCCCACACGGATTCCCCGCGCCCGGATCCTGCATCACAGACCGGACGTCCTGCTCGATATCTGGCCACCGGCCAGGCGGTATTTATCGCGCTGGGGATGATGCTGACCATCGATACGCTCAAGACCACGCCGACCATCGCTCTGGCGGCAGGTCATTGGCATTTCTATCTGCTGTGGATCGCCGGTGGGGCCTTGTCACTGGTCAGCGCGCTCTGCTACGCCGAGCTGGGTTCGGCCTTTCCTCACCCGGGTGGCGACTACCACTTTCTGCGGCTGGCCTACGGCGTAAGAGTCGGCGCGCTTTATGCCTGGTCACGCTTCGCCATCATGCATACCGGCTGGATGGCGGTGATGGGTTTTATGCTGGCTGACTACGTCAAGGCCGTGATCCCGCTGGACCCGTTGACCTATCGACTGGCTGCCATGTCCTGCATTGCGGCCATCTGGGGTCTGACCCGCATCCACGTCAAGCTCAGCTTTGCCACTCAGGCCGGGCTGGTGTTGCTGCTGATCGGCGGTTTCGCGAGCATCACCTTGGCCGCGGCGATGCTCACCGTTCACCACCAGGGCTTCCCTATCCTGGTTCCCCATCAGGCGACGGTGAATTCCAGTGCCATCGGCACCGCCCTGATCTATGTCTTTCTCGCCTATGGCGGCTGGGGCGACGTGGCCACCCTGTCCACCGAGCTGCGCAATCGCCGCAGCGGCATGGTCATCACCATGGCCGGCGGCATCGCCTTGCTGGTCACCGTCTACGTTGTCACCAGCGCCGCCATGGTCGCCGGCCTGGGCATGGATCACCTGGCGCATGCCAACGCGCCGGCCGCCGACCTGTTGAAACGCGTATTCGGTCCGCCTGGTGCCTGGGTCATCACCACCATCGTCTGCATCGCCGCCGTCAGCAGCATTCACTCCTGCCTGCTGACCGGTGCCCGCACGACCTACGCCGCCGCCGCCGACCTGCCGGGAACCGGGCGCATCGGGCAATGGCACAGTGCCAGCAAGGGCCCTGCCGTGGCAGCCATGGCCGAATGCCTGATGGCCTTGCTGCTGGTCTGGATCGGCAGCTACAGCAAGGCGGGCTTTGATGCCATGATCGGTTACATGACGCCGGTCTTCTGGGCCTTCATGCTGTTGAGCAGCGCCGCCGTCATCGTGCTGCGCCGGCGTCACCCCGAGGTGGAGCGGCCCTACAAGGCCCCGCTCCATCCTCTGCTGCCGCTGATATTCATCATTTTTTCCATCTATATGTTTGTTTCCAGTCTCCAGGATCTGGGAGCCGCGGCCTGGTATGGTCTCGGGGTGATGGGCATCGGCGCGGTACTGATCGAGCTGCTGCTGCGCAAAAGGCCACGCGACGACGCGTACTGA
- a CDS encoding TonB-dependent receptor, with the protein MRKTTVHRHTQLLLSISLALGLIPCAMATDQAASSQAPDGKSQAQKPRKSTTLSTIAVNTQVLAGGLMADQDAPKAVSTISAQAIAALPITADYTQMINSMPGVNAASPDGFGLTDNSSYTVRGFNASEVGVTMDGVPVNDVGDYVPYPSEYGEARNYASVTLMQGSADIDMPDLGAVGGHIAFITQAPTRDFNVYVGQTFGSYDARSTFVRVNTGDTGPVRSWISFSQNSNDKWRGAGTNDIRRVQAKSLWTINDHNSLTFNFNYNHEANYFYSPMSRSQFGENGYKYDYGTHWLTTPKGGFPSSQLYGDDPTYQAQNNYYKLYQNPFKSYVTSLDGEFRLTDDLSLSVIPYFQYGMGNGSYPGFLPLRTGANGKPYVVADQDADGQYAVLDAYQGYTYRPGINAKFTLNLGMDHTLEWGLWYERSRQNDFINASYVDPETGSPSSIWGDRDLLTYANGKVWQNYNEHDTTTVKKLFVQDTWTPTDSLTINLGTSFLDTTRQNQFVMYPGNTDPDFGTAPLSSRNNYHKFLPTLGVSWQVNDANQIYYSLTKTFRAPEDAATYGNSRLGLPAPLPESAWSNELGWRYSSGPLNVHADLYLANMTNRTAIGEDQNTYINYYINAGPVRMAGFNAEGTLELGHGFSLYGSYTYTQARIKDNLYLPSADGSAGTWYATRGRQFTGAPRNMAYLGMHYAHQGLTVDLNGKFTGSEYGDFLNTDKVPWNFTMNGSASYDFGDHGILHHPTIALNVLNLWNRHYLALPYSPTISAAESSPTYYVGAPREWYLTLSTQFF; encoded by the coding sequence ATGCGCAAAACGACTGTCCATCGCCATACCCAGCTTCTGTTGTCGATCTCGCTGGCCTTGGGGCTGATCCCGTGCGCCATGGCCACCGATCAGGCCGCATCCAGTCAGGCGCCGGATGGCAAGAGCCAGGCCCAGAAGCCGCGCAAGAGCACAACGCTGTCAACCATTGCCGTGAACACCCAGGTGCTGGCAGGTGGCTTGATGGCCGACCAGGATGCGCCCAAGGCGGTGTCGACCATCTCGGCCCAGGCCATTGCAGCGCTGCCGATCACCGCCGATTACACCCAGATGATCAACTCCATGCCGGGTGTCAATGCGGCATCGCCCGACGGTTTCGGCCTGACCGACAACAGCAGCTACACCGTGCGTGGTTTCAACGCCAGCGAAGTCGGCGTCACCATGGACGGCGTGCCGGTCAACGATGTTGGTGACTACGTGCCCTATCCGTCGGAATACGGCGAAGCCCGCAACTACGCCTCGGTCACCCTAATGCAGGGCTCCGCCGATATCGACATGCCCGATCTGGGTGCGGTGGGTGGCCATATCGCCTTTATCACCCAGGCCCCGACCAGGGACTTCAATGTCTATGTCGGCCAGACCTTCGGCAGCTACGATGCCCGCAGCACCTTCGTCCGCGTGAACACGGGAGACACCGGTCCGGTGCGCAGCTGGATCTCGTTTTCGCAGAATTCCAACGACAAATGGCGCGGTGCCGGTACCAATGACATCCGGCGGGTGCAGGCCAAGTCGCTGTGGACGATCAACGACCACAACAGCCTGACCTTCAATTTCAACTACAACCACGAAGCCAACTATTTCTACAGCCCGATGAGCCGCTCGCAGTTCGGCGAAAACGGCTACAAGTACGATTACGGCACCCACTGGCTGACCACGCCCAAGGGAGGCTTCCCGAGCAGCCAGCTGTATGGCGATGATCCGACCTATCAGGCGCAGAACAACTATTACAAGCTGTACCAGAATCCGTTCAAGTCGTATGTGACGAGCCTGGATGGCGAGTTCCGACTCACCGACGATCTTTCGCTGTCAGTGATTCCCTATTTCCAGTACGGCATGGGCAATGGCAGCTATCCCGGCTTCCTGCCTCTCAGAACCGGAGCCAACGGCAAGCCCTACGTGGTGGCGGACCAGGATGCCGATGGCCAGTATGCCGTGCTTGATGCCTATCAGGGTTATACCTACCGGCCCGGCATCAATGCCAAGTTCACTCTGAACCTCGGCATGGACCACACGCTGGAATGGGGCCTTTGGTATGAGCGTTCACGCCAGAATGATTTCATCAATGCCTCCTATGTCGATCCTGAAACCGGCAGTCCGTCATCGATCTGGGGTGATCGCGACTTGCTGACCTATGCCAACGGCAAGGTCTGGCAGAATTACAACGAACACGACACCACCACGGTGAAGAAGCTGTTCGTGCAGGACACATGGACGCCGACCGACTCGCTGACCATCAATCTCGGCACCTCGTTCCTGGACACCACCCGTCAGAACCAGTTCGTGATGTATCCCGGCAATACCGATCCGGACTTTGGTACCGCACCCTTGAGCTCGCGCAACAACTACCACAAGTTTCTGCCGACGCTGGGCGTATCCTGGCAGGTCAATGACGCCAACCAGATCTATTACAGCCTGACCAAGACCTTCCGCGCACCGGAAGATGCCGCCACCTACGGCAACAGCCGACTGGGTCTTCCGGCCCCGCTGCCGGAAAGCGCGTGGTCCAATGAACTGGGTTGGCGCTACAGCAGTGGACCGCTGAACGTGCATGCCGACCTCTATCTGGCAAACATGACCAATCGCACCGCCATCGGCGAAGATCAGAACACCTATATCAATTACTACATCAATGCCGGGCCGGTACGCATGGCCGGTTTCAATGCCGAGGGTACCCTCGAGTTGGGACATGGCTTCAGCCTTTACGGCTCCTACACCTACACCCAGGCCAGGATCAAGGACAACCTGTACCTGCCCTCGGCTGACGGCAGCGCGGGTACCTGGTATGCCACCCGCGGCCGCCAGTTCACCGGCGCACCGCGCAACATGGCCTATCTGGGCATGCACTATGCCCATCAGGGCCTGACGGTAGACCTCAACGGCAAGTTCACAGGCAGCGAATACGGCGACTTCCTGAATACCGACAAGGTACCGTGGAACTTCACCATGAACGGCAGTGCCAGCTACGACTTCGGCGATCACGGAATCCTGCACCATCCGACGATCGCGCTGAACGTACTGAACCTGTGGAACCGACATTACCTGGCCCTGCCTTACAGCCCGACCATCTCGGCAGCCGAATCTTCCCCGACCTACTATGTCGGCGCTCCCCGCGAATGGTATCTGACCCTGAGCACGCAGTTCTTCTGA
- a CDS encoding TonB-dependent receptor has protein sequence MNTSERASPARRTAASQPARWPLVIAMLSVSGQAWSNEQTTTAPATTPAHHAATSRPKTLEAVKVEGDTGYGDISRRSNLGVLGNLDNMETPFSVISYSSDYIANQQAHTIGDIVANDPSVRVTNGYGNFSELFVIRGFPLNGDDISFDGLYGIIPRQMVVADAIGQLDLLRGASAFLYGVSPGGSGLGGSINIEPKWAGHAPLTRASFDFGTSAQFGGSVDLSRRFGRDQRWGVRVNAGTRGGDTAIDREHGHSSFESISVDYRGNRFRIKANISHQLQRIDEGRNVVYLAGTGVPRAPKAKYNYGQPWSYSSMEDTYGMIRAEYDILSNLTAYVAGGADHSNENGEYASPRVNAQGVGTASRMGVPYNNDSQTGEVGINGLFQTGPVSQRFNASASILNQKKTASYTFSGSYAIDLNHYAAVDYPASTLDAGDPVVTGRTKLHSVALSDTLGFFHDQVLLTLGIRHQSMEVLGYAYKTGARTAHYQQNANSPVAGLLYKISPHVSIYANSIQGLSQGPQAPVGTLNVGAVFPPYKSKQIEAGLKYDHDSFGSTLSVFQIKEPSGLTNPDTLLYSLNGLQRNRGVEWSAFGEPVKGLKVIGGATYTDARLSRTAGGTYDGHIAIGVPRWQYNLGANWAIPATDGLSLGVDLIRTGGEYADQANTLSIPAWTRVDVHASYATRFAGKATTFRMAVMNIGSNDYWASAFGGYLTQGAPREVRLSATMDF, from the coding sequence TTGAACACTTCCGAACGCGCCTCGCCGGCGCGACGCACGGCCGCCTCGCAACCGGCACGATGGCCGCTGGTCATCGCCATGCTGTCGGTCTCGGGCCAGGCCTGGAGCAACGAACAGACGACAACAGCCCCCGCCACCACGCCAGCGCATCATGCCGCCACCTCCCGCCCCAAGACCCTTGAGGCCGTCAAGGTGGAAGGCGATACCGGCTATGGCGATATCTCGCGGCGCAGCAATCTGGGCGTACTGGGCAATCTAGACAACATGGAGACGCCCTTTTCGGTCATCAGCTACAGCTCGGACTATATTGCCAACCAGCAGGCCCATACGATCGGCGATATCGTGGCCAATGATCCCTCGGTCCGCGTCACCAACGGCTATGGCAATTTCTCCGAGCTGTTCGTGATCCGCGGCTTCCCCTTGAATGGCGATGACATCAGTTTCGACGGCCTGTACGGGATCATCCCCCGGCAGATGGTGGTCGCCGATGCCATCGGCCAGTTGGATCTGCTGCGCGGCGCCAGCGCCTTTCTGTATGGCGTATCCCCCGGCGGCAGCGGTCTGGGCGGATCGATCAATATCGAACCCAAGTGGGCCGGCCATGCGCCCTTGACACGGGCATCCTTCGATTTCGGCACCAGCGCCCAGTTCGGTGGCAGCGTTGATCTGAGTCGGCGCTTCGGCAGGGACCAGCGCTGGGGCGTGCGGGTGAACGCCGGCACGCGCGGCGGCGATACCGCCATCGACCGGGAGCATGGTCACTCCAGTTTCGAGTCGATTTCGGTGGATTACCGCGGCAACCGCTTCCGCATCAAGGCCAATATCAGCCATCAGCTCCAGCGCATTGATGAGGGGCGCAACGTCGTGTATCTGGCCGGCACCGGCGTACCTCGTGCACCGAAAGCGAAATACAACTACGGACAGCCCTGGTCATATTCCAGCATGGAAGACACTTACGGCATGATCCGGGCCGAATACGACATTCTGTCGAATCTGACCGCCTATGTTGCCGGCGGTGCCGACCATTCCAATGAAAACGGCGAATACGCCTCTCCTCGCGTCAATGCCCAGGGCGTCGGGACCGCCAGCCGGATGGGCGTGCCCTACAACAATGACTCGCAGACTGGTGAAGTCGGCATCAACGGGCTGTTCCAGACCGGCCCCGTCTCGCAGCGCTTCAATGCCAGTGCCTCGATCCTCAACCAGAAAAAGACCGCCAGCTATACCTTCTCGGGCAGCTACGCGATCGATCTGAATCACTACGCAGCCGTGGATTACCCCGCCTCCACTCTGGATGCCGGTGATCCGGTGGTCACCGGCCGCACCAAGCTGCACAGCGTGGCCTTGTCCGACACGCTGGGCTTCTTCCACGACCAGGTGCTGCTGACCCTGGGCATCCGGCACCAGAGCATGGAAGTGCTGGGTTATGCCTACAAGACCGGGGCCCGGACGGCACATTACCAGCAGAACGCCAACTCACCGGTGGCAGGCCTGCTGTACAAGATCTCGCCGCATGTCTCGATCTATGCCAACTCGATCCAGGGTCTGTCCCAGGGGCCGCAAGCGCCCGTCGGCACACTGAACGTCGGCGCCGTCTTTCCTCCCTACAAATCGAAGCAGATCGAGGCCGGCCTGAAATATGACCACGACAGCTTCGGCAGCACCCTCAGCGTGTTCCAGATCAAGGAACCCAGCGGCCTCACCAATCCGGACACACTGCTCTACAGTCTCAACGGCTTGCAGCGGAATCGCGGCGTGGAATGGAGCGCCTTCGGTGAACCGGTGAAAGGCCTGAAAGTGATCGGTGGCGCCACCTATACCGATGCACGCCTGAGCCGGACCGCCGGAGGAACCTATGACGGCCATATCGCCATCGGCGTACCTCGCTGGCAATACAACCTGGGTGCCAACTGGGCGATTCCGGCCACCGATGGCTTGAGTCTGGGCGTCGATCTGATCCGCACCGGCGGAGAATATGCAGACCAGGCCAATACATTGAGCATTCCGGCCTGGACCCGTGTCGACGTGCATGCCAGCTACGCCACCCGCTTCGCCGGCAAGGCCACCACCTTCCGCATGGCGGTGATGAATATCGGCAGCAACGACTACTGGGCATCGGCTTTCGGCGGCTACCTGACCCAGGGCGCCCCCCGCGAAGTCCGGCTGTCGGCCACCATGGATTTCTGA
- a CDS encoding MutS-related protein translates to MKRWFAEWRRTDKLGLEIRRRWGRPGSDTAAFAARYFELSRGAGAETVSDKVWSDLELQRIFQRINTAITPIGAQVLYRQMREYVGEPAELDARRHLYDWMREHPLQREHIQRLLWPLRDEHYATLARFIHADDEDSPRWAKWLPLSALAGLMLPVGVIGLGWPLWPWLVVIMLNIAATWRLWWSGAHHGESVKSCLDLLTVAERLTHLDATEDVEPLRRLREAAPARRRTRKLLREFLLTRLPGINYLIPLANALLALEPVLYLRVLRRMTVIRPCLAQVYQLVGQLDAGIAIASFLASQPWHCVPRMTALDLRIQEGVHPLIEGCVPHSIELRQRSALVIGSNMAGKTSFIKSLAVQVILGQTLGICLARQAEIPAVRVLTSIHVDHSVEAGISHFFSELETIRQFMELASSGTAALLVMDEIFSGTNTLERIASARAVLERLAAGCMVLVTTHDVELQSCLGIHYDLYHFQENIDVDGFFDYQLRRGAASQRNAIRLLGKLGYPADLVETAMAYAAAADAGSPRPVARDC, encoded by the coding sequence GTGAAGCGATGGTTTGCCGAATGGCGGCGCACAGACAAGCTGGGGCTGGAGATTCGCCGACGCTGGGGACGGCCGGGCAGCGACACGGCGGCTTTTGCAGCCCGGTATTTCGAGCTGAGCCGTGGGGCCGGAGCAGAGACGGTCAGTGACAAGGTCTGGTCCGACCTGGAATTGCAACGGATTTTCCAGCGGATCAATACCGCGATCACGCCGATCGGGGCTCAGGTCCTGTATCGGCAGATGCGCGAATATGTGGGCGAGCCTGCCGAACTGGACGCCCGGCGTCACCTGTATGACTGGATGCGGGAGCATCCCTTGCAGCGCGAACACATCCAGCGCCTGCTCTGGCCACTGCGTGACGAGCACTATGCGACCTTGGCGCGATTTATCCATGCGGATGACGAGGACAGTCCACGCTGGGCCAAGTGGCTGCCACTGTCTGCACTGGCCGGCCTGATGCTGCCTGTCGGGGTGATCGGTCTGGGCTGGCCGCTGTGGCCGTGGCTGGTGGTGATCATGTTGAACATTGCCGCGACCTGGCGCTTGTGGTGGAGCGGCGCCCATCACGGCGAAAGCGTCAAATCCTGTCTGGATCTGCTGACGGTGGCCGAGCGTCTGACGCATCTTGATGCCACCGAGGATGTCGAACCCTTGCGACGCTTGCGCGAGGCTGCACCAGCGCGCAGACGGACCCGGAAGCTGCTGCGCGAGTTTCTGTTGACGCGGTTGCCCGGCATCAACTATCTGATACCGCTGGCCAATGCCTTGCTGGCTTTGGAGCCGGTGCTTTACTTGCGCGTCCTTCGTCGCATGACGGTGATACGTCCCTGTCTGGCTCAGGTGTATCAGCTCGTCGGCCAGCTGGATGCCGGTATCGCCATCGCCTCCTTTCTGGCCAGCCAGCCCTGGCACTGCGTGCCTCGCATGACGGCACTCGATCTGCGGATCCAGGAGGGTGTGCATCCTTTGATCGAAGGCTGCGTGCCGCACAGCATCGAATTGCGGCAGCGATCGGCGCTGGTGATCGGCTCGAACATGGCCGGCAAGACCAGTTTTATCAAGTCCTTGGCGGTCCAGGTGATCCTGGGCCAGACCCTCGGGATATGTCTGGCCCGGCAAGCCGAGATACCGGCGGTCCGGGTGCTGACCTCGATTCATGTGGACCACTCGGTGGAAGCCGGCATCAGTCATTTCTTTTCCGAACTCGAGACGATACGGCAGTTCATGGAACTTGCATCGTCAGGCACAGCGGCCCTGCTGGTGATGGATGAAATCTTTTCAGGCACCAATACGCTGGAGCGCATTGCCAGCGCCCGGGCGGTGCTGGAGCGGCTGGCCGCAGGATGCATGGTGCTGGTCACCACCCATGATGTGGAACTGCAGTCCTGTCTGGGGATTCATTACGATCTGTATCACTTCCAGGAAAATATCGACGTGGACGGCTTTTTCGACTATCAGCTGCGTCGCGGGGCCGCCAGCCAGCGCAATGCGATCAGGCTGCTGGGCAAGCTGGGCTATCCGGCAGATCTGGTCGAGACGGCCATGGCCTATGCCGCTGCGGCCGATGCAGGGTCACCGAGACCCGTCGCAAGAGATTGTTGA
- a CDS encoding NAD(P) transhydrogenase subunit alpha has translation MMPIKIAILKETAEHERRVAMVPVVTARFSKLGANLAIQSGAGLAADFADVDYSGVALVEDAGALVADADVVLAVQAPTVEVIAAMKPGAVLASFVYADKQPDVLRQLRDGRISAFAMETVPRISRAQSMDALSSQAALAGYYAPLLGAVQLPRILPMMTTAVGSLRAAHVLVMGLGVAGLQALATAHRLGAVTEGYDVRPETREQAQSVGAKFVDTGIDARGEGGYARELTADEQAKVRDVLTRHVQQADMIITTANVPGRKAPRLIDNAQIQGMKPGSVIVDLAADSGGNCEGTIPGQTARVGRVHILAPFNVPSLLAQQASELYAKNLLNLLELIVKDGALALDLDDAVVAGTLLTHGGEIRNEKAKAHFEASSAQEPRP, from the coding sequence ATGATGCCGATCAAGATCGCGATATTGAAAGAGACGGCCGAACACGAAAGACGCGTAGCGATGGTGCCCGTCGTGACCGCACGTTTTTCCAAGCTGGGTGCAAATCTGGCGATCCAGTCGGGGGCGGGTCTTGCGGCCGATTTTGCCGATGTCGATTACAGCGGCGTCGCTCTTGTCGAGGATGCCGGGGCTCTGGTTGCCGATGCCGATGTGGTGCTGGCGGTACAGGCCCCCACGGTGGAGGTGATCGCTGCCATGAAGCCGGGCGCGGTGCTGGCCAGTTTCGTATATGCCGACAAGCAGCCAGATGTGCTGCGACAACTCAGGGACGGCCGGATCAGCGCCTTTGCAATGGAGACCGTGCCGCGGATCAGCCGGGCGCAGTCCATGGATGCCTTGTCCAGTCAGGCGGCCCTGGCTGGTTATTACGCGCCCTTGCTGGGTGCCGTGCAGTTGCCGCGGATCCTGCCGATGATGACCACGGCCGTCGGGTCCTTGCGGGCGGCCCATGTGCTGGTGATGGGGCTGGGTGTGGCGGGCTTGCAGGCGCTGGCCACGGCACATCGGCTGGGCGCGGTCACCGAGGGCTATGATGTGCGGCCCGAGACCCGGGAGCAGGCCCAGTCGGTGGGGGCCAAGTTTGTCGACACCGGTATCGATGCGCGTGGCGAGGGCGGGTATGCCCGCGAACTCACGGCGGACGAGCAGGCCAAGGTGCGGGATGTGCTGACCCGACATGTCCAGCAGGCGGACATGATCATCACCACGGCCAACGTTCCGGGTCGCAAGGCGCCGCGACTGATCGACAATGCCCAGATCCAGGGCATGAAGCCGGGGTCGGTAATCGTCGACCTGGCTGCAGACAGCGGCGGCAATTGCGAGGGCACGATCCCCGGTCAGACAGCTCGCGTCGGTCGGGTCCATATTTTGGCACCGTTCAATGTGCCTTCCTTGCTGGCCCAGCAGGCCAGTGAACTGTATGCCAAGAACCTGCTGAATCTGTTGGAACTGATCGTCAAGGACGGGGCTTTGGCTCTGGATCTGGATGATGCGGTTGTTGCCGGTACCTTGCTGACTCATGGCGGCGAGATCCGCAATGAAAAGGCCAAAGCCCATTTTGAAGCCTCATCCGCCCAGGAGCCCCGTCCATGA